The proteins below come from a single bacterium genomic window:
- a CDS encoding DUF2520 domain-containing protein produces MKEAKGIGFVGLGRVASALASGFDRAGLTISPSFDISAEKLRAWRELGFSAAETLKQAAGAGEVLFITTTDDAIDSVAEQLSNVAETRTLKAVFHTSGARPASILSRVAQQNIDYGCIHPVMSFSGDANDADRLRGCTFCVEAGTKAGARMAENLCEQLGGEVIMLSSEAKVAHHIACSIASNFAVLLMDEARSVHRRAGVTSEASLAMLGRLAQAAVQNTAKLGPEAALTGPFARGDAATVESHVRWLKQNMPELLDLYTTLGRRTVKLALRAHRITLGQADALLKRLSIGLDQQS; encoded by the coding sequence ATGAAAGAGGCGAAGGGCATCGGCTTCGTCGGGCTTGGAAGGGTAGCCTCAGCGCTCGCCAGTGGATTCGATCGAGCAGGTCTTACCATCTCGCCCAGCTTCGACATAAGCGCCGAGAAGCTGCGCGCTTGGCGCGAGCTCGGCTTTTCGGCGGCCGAAACGCTGAAGCAGGCCGCGGGGGCCGGGGAGGTCCTGTTCATAACGACTACGGACGATGCGATTGACTCGGTCGCAGAGCAGCTCAGCAACGTGGCAGAGACACGGACGTTGAAAGCTGTCTTCCACACGAGTGGAGCAAGGCCAGCAAGCATCCTGTCGCGAGTTGCGCAACAGAACATCGATTACGGCTGCATCCATCCAGTGATGAGCTTCTCTGGCGATGCCAACGACGCCGATAGGCTCCGCGGCTGCACTTTCTGCGTCGAGGCCGGCACAAAAGCAGGAGCCAGAATGGCAGAGAACCTGTGCGAGCAGCTGGGCGGCGAGGTCATCATGCTCTCAAGTGAGGCAAAGGTTGCGCATCACATCGCCTGCTCCATTGCCTCCAACTTCGCGGTGCTGCTGATGGACGAGGCCCGGAGCGTGCATAGAAGGGCCGGCGTGACGAGCGAGGCGAGCCTGGCCATGCTCGGGCGGCTTGCTCAAGCAGCGGTCCAAAACACGGCCAAACTTGGCCCAGAGGCGGCGCTTACAGGTCCGTTTGCACGAGGCGATGCTGCAACAGTCGAATCCCATGTCCGCTGGCTCAAGCAGAACATGCCCGAGCTACTCGATCTCTACACAACGCTCGGCCGAAGGACGGTCAAGCTCGCACTCCGCGCCCACCGCATCACCCTCGGGCAGGCGGATGCGCTCCTGAAAAGGCTCTCTATAGGACTCGACCAACAATCCTGA